The following are encoded together in the Myxococcales bacterium genome:
- a CDS encoding AraC family ligand binding domain-containing protein, with protein MLRALLLISAGLTLIACSPTAPVSVWPPPGPRDGLPFIPLPEESDEPAEQSTPTQAEPAPAVVIDGSLPAAPPAALARTHACKDKQCKLTKVLPDPAFAKTATGGQDSPGTMWLEELGPGSIVTLPRDHELELFAVALAGDALGSGDDGGAVKLETWGALRAPGLGISIKAGKEGAKLVLGVAAKNGTLATALERLEKKAFEVRWRKRPAPLAQVALGAAKDLSFAHGSIHARIAFGGEPPIPGSWAVLSSSKTAEIKLHDHPTWEHLAVLAGAGTMQLAGKDHAVEPGVVFDIAPGEKHGFVPSGSSGLLVIQMYTPSGPEQRFVKLAEAEAAPPAEPKK; from the coding sequence ATGTTGCGCGCTCTGTTGCTGATTTCCGCTGGCCTCACCCTGATTGCCTGCTCACCGACCGCTCCGGTGTCGGTCTGGCCGCCACCCGGACCGCGGGACGGGCTGCCGTTCATCCCGCTACCCGAAGAGAGCGACGAACCGGCCGAGCAATCCACGCCGACACAGGCGGAGCCAGCCCCCGCTGTTGTCATCGACGGCTCGTTGCCTGCCGCGCCTCCGGCGGCGCTCGCGCGAACACACGCGTGCAAGGACAAACAGTGCAAGCTCACGAAGGTGTTGCCGGACCCCGCGTTCGCCAAGACGGCGACGGGCGGGCAGGACTCTCCGGGAACGATGTGGCTGGAAGAGCTCGGACCGGGCAGCATCGTGACCCTTCCGCGGGACCACGAGCTCGAGCTGTTTGCGGTTGCACTCGCCGGAGATGCGCTGGGCAGCGGGGACGACGGCGGAGCGGTCAAGCTCGAGACCTGGGGAGCGCTGCGTGCTCCGGGTCTCGGCATCAGTATCAAGGCCGGCAAGGAGGGCGCCAAGCTCGTCTTGGGAGTGGCGGCAAAAAACGGCACCCTGGCCACCGCCCTCGAGCGGCTGGAGAAGAAGGCCTTCGAGGTTCGCTGGCGCAAGCGGCCGGCACCGCTGGCACAGGTCGCCCTCGGCGCGGCGAAGGACCTGAGTTTTGCCCACGGCTCGATCCACGCGCGCATCGCCTTTGGTGGAGAGCCCCCGATCCCGGGGAGCTGGGCAGTGCTCTCGAGCTCCAAGACCGCCGAGATCAAGCTGCACGACCACCCGACCTGGGAGCACCTCGCGGTGCTCGCTGGTGCGGGCACGATGCAGCTCGCGGGCAAGGACCACGCGGTCGAGCCCGGGGTCGTCTTCGACATCGCGCCTGGCGAAAAGCACGGCTTCGTCCCCAGTGGAAGCAGCGGGCTGCTGGTGATCCAGATGTACACACCGTCGGGCCCCGAGCAGCGCTTCGTGAAGCTCGCCGAGGCCGAGGCCGCACCGCCGGCGGAGCCTAAAAAGTAG
- a CDS encoding PhoH family protein produces the protein MKKNYVLDTNVLLHDPYAIFKFEDNDLILPIYVLEEIDQFKRDNAERGRNARTVSRLLDAQREKYGSLSEGVKTGEGGTLRVYVPSSRPEVKIALRPSSGDHAILQCAVELREQYPDRPTIFVTMDVNLRIRADAFGLRTEAYENQSVDVEHLDDGVVELPITAAEMDRFFESGVLAANGQANLYANVCILLRDDSPRQRTGLARYQAEKGEIRALRTPREGLMGIRPRNKEQSFALDLLLDDSIRLVTMVGKAGTGKTLLALAAGLRRCVDDGAYARLLVSRPVMPMGRDLGFLPGDIEEKLNPWMQPIFDNLEFLLVAGGGKRRGMRGFEELMDSGQLQVEPLTYIRGRSLPQQYVIVDEAQNLTPHEVKTVITRCGEGTKIVLTGDPYQIDNPYVDSATNGLSVAVDRLRGENITGHMLLSKGERSELANIAANKL, from the coding sequence ATGAAAAAAAACTACGTCCTCGACACGAACGTCCTTCTGCACGACCCGTACGCAATCTTCAAGTTCGAGGACAACGACCTGATTCTCCCGATTTACGTGCTGGAGGAGATCGATCAGTTCAAGCGCGACAACGCCGAGCGCGGCCGCAACGCGCGCACCGTTTCCCGGCTGCTCGACGCGCAGCGTGAGAAATACGGAAGCCTCTCGGAAGGGGTGAAGACCGGCGAGGGCGGTACCCTCCGCGTGTACGTTCCGAGTTCGCGTCCCGAGGTGAAGATCGCACTTCGACCCTCGTCTGGCGACCACGCGATCTTGCAGTGTGCGGTCGAGCTCAGGGAGCAATACCCCGACCGTCCGACCATCTTCGTGACCATGGACGTGAACCTGCGGATCCGCGCCGACGCGTTCGGTTTGCGCACCGAGGCCTACGAGAACCAATCCGTCGACGTCGAGCACCTGGACGACGGCGTAGTCGAGCTGCCGATCACGGCGGCGGAGATGGACCGCTTCTTCGAGTCGGGCGTGCTCGCGGCGAACGGCCAGGCAAACCTGTACGCGAACGTTTGTATCTTGCTGCGCGACGACAGCCCGCGGCAACGCACGGGGCTCGCCCGCTACCAGGCCGAAAAGGGTGAAATTCGGGCGCTCCGCACGCCGCGCGAGGGGCTGATGGGGATCCGCCCGCGCAACAAGGAGCAGAGCTTCGCCCTCGACCTGTTGCTCGATGACTCCATCCGCTTGGTCACCATGGTGGGCAAGGCCGGCACGGGAAAGACGCTGCTGGCCCTCGCGGCGGGACTTCGGCGCTGCGTCGACGATGGGGCCTACGCACGGCTGTTGGTCAGCCGCCCCGTGATGCCCATGGGGCGTGATCTCGGATTTCTGCCCGGCGACATCGAAGAGAAGCTGAACCCCTGGATGCAGCCCATCTTCGACAACCTCGAGTTTCTGCTGGTCGCAGGGGGCGGCAAACGTCGCGGCATGCGCGGGTTCGAAGAGTTGATGGACTCGGGGCAGCTGCAGGTCGAACCGCTGACCTACATTCGCGGGCGCAGCCTACCGCAGCAGTACGTGATCGTGGACGAGGCCCAGAACCTGACGCCTCACGAGGTCAAGACGGTGATCACGCGCTGCGGCGAGGGCACCAAGATTGTGCTGACGGGCGACCCGTATCAGATCGACAATCCCTACGTCGACAGCGCCACCAATGGCCTGAGTGTCGCCGTCGATCGTCTGCGTGGTGAGAACATCACCGGGCACATGCTGCTCTCGAAGGGCGAACGGAGCGAGCTGGCAAACATCGCAGCGAACAAGCTAT